A genomic stretch from Gavia stellata isolate bGavSte3 chromosome 24, bGavSte3.hap2, whole genome shotgun sequence includes:
- the NAIF1 gene encoding nuclear apoptosis-inducing factor 1, with amino-acid sequence MAMASPPAPPAKKRKMNFSEREVEIIVEELERGKHLLINHFNAGVPLAAKAAAWHDILRRVNAVATCHRELPEVKKKWSDLKTEVRRKVAQVRAAMEGGGESQNGSGNGPESEDPTGAATTPVILTPMQQRICNLLGEATIISLPSGDCSAGDGTEIPITASATTVTLTQIPAETTYHSLEDGVVEYCTTEAPTTVTAEAPLEMMAHQHEVSAKPQELKSRIALNSAKLLQEQRVTNLHVKEIAQHLEQQNDLLQMIRRSQEVQACAQERQAQAMEGTQAALSALIQVLRPMIKDFRRFLQSNTPSPSVTADPSQAGQQDGMIQ; translated from the exons ATGGCCATGGCGTcgcccccggcacccccagccaAGAAGCGGAAGATGAACTTCTCGGAGCGGGAGGTGGAGATCATCGTGGAGGAGCTGGAGCGAGGCAAGCACCTCCTCATCAACCACTTCAACGCGGGCGTGCCCCTGGCCGCCAAGGCCGCCGCCTGGCACGACATCCTGCGCCGCGTCAACGCCGTCGCCACCTGCCACCGCGAGCTGCCCGAGGTCAAGAAGAAATGGTCCGACCTCAAGACCGAGGTGCGACGCAAAGTGGCCCAGGTCCGGGCTGCCATGGAAGGGGGAGGCGAGAGCCAGAACGGCAGCGGCAACGGGCCAGAGAGCGAAGACCCGACGGGCGCTGCAACCACCCCGGTTATCCTCACCCCCATGCAGCAACGCATCTGCAACCTGCTGGGAGAAGCCACCATCATCAGTTTGCCAAGTGGGGACTGCAGCGCAGGTGACGGGACCGAGATACCCATCACCGCGTCAGCCACCACGGTCACCCTGACCCAGA TTCCTGCAGAGACGACCTACCACAGTCTGGAGGATGGAGTCGTGGAGTACTGCACAACAGAAGCCCCCACCACAGTGACCGCCGAAGCACCATTGGAGATGATGGCGCATCAACACGAAGTGTCTGCGAAACCCCAGGAGCTGAAAAGCCGAATTGCCCTGAACTCAGCCAAGCTCTTGCAGGAGCAGCGAGTCACCAACTTGCACGTGAAGGAGAttgcccagcacctggagcaGCAGAATGACTTGCTTCAGATGATTCGTCGCTCTCAGGAGGTGCAGGCCTGCGCCCAGGAGCGACAGGCACAAGCCATGGAGGGAACACAGGCGGCACTGAGTGCCCTCATCCAGGTCCTCCGACCCATGATTAAGGACTTCCGTCGATTTTTGCAGAGCAATACACCCAGTCCATCGGTCACTGCTGACCCCAGCCAGGCAGGACAGCAAGACGGCATGATCCAGTGA